A window from Bufo bufo chromosome 1, aBufBuf1.1, whole genome shotgun sequence encodes these proteins:
- the LOC120989057 gene encoding uncharacterized protein LOC120989057, whose product MIPSEFSQENPNITALYTPYPQEITALYTPYPQEITALYTTYPQEITDLYTPYPQEITALYTPYPQEITALCTPYPQEITALCTPYPPRDHCSVYTIPPKRSLLCVHYIPKRSLLCIHNIPKRSLLCIHHIPKRSLLCIQHIPKRSLLCIQHIPKRSLLCIHHIPKRSLLCIHHTPQEITDLYTPYPQEITALYTPYPQEITALYTPYPPRDHCSVYTIPPKRSLLCVHHIPKRSLLCIYHIPKRSLLCIYHIPKRSLLCIHHIPKRSLLCIQHIPKRSLLCIQHIPKRSLLCIQHILKRSLLCIHHIPKRSLLCIHHTPKRSLFCV is encoded by the exons ATGATCCCTTCTGAGTTCTCGCAAGAAAACCCCAAT ATCACTGCTCTGTATACACCATATCCCCAAGAGATCACTGCTCTGTATACACCATATCCCCAAGAGATCACTGCTCtgtatacaacatatccccaagaGATTACTGATCTGTATACACCATATCCCCAAGAGATCACTGCTCTGTATACACCATATCCCCAAGAGATCACTGCTCTGTGTACACCATATCCCCAAGAGATCACTGCTCTGTGTACACCATACCCCCCAAGAGATCACTGCTCTGTGTACACCATACCCCCCAAGAGATCACTGCTCTGTGTACACTATATCCCCAAGAGATCactgctctgtatacacaatATCCCCAAGAGATCACTGCTCTGTATACACCATATCCCCAAGAGATCACTGCTCTGTATACAGCATATCCCCAAGAGATCACTGCTCtgtatacaacatatccccaagaGATCACTGCTCTGTATACACCATATCCCCAAGAGATCACTGCTCTGTATACACCATACCCCCCAAGAGATCACTGATCTGTATACACCATACCCCCAAGAGATCACTGCTCTGTATACACCATACCCCCAAGAGATTACTGCTCTGTATACACCATACCCCCCAAGAGATCACTGCTCTGTGTACACCATACCCCCCAAGAGATCACTGCTCTGTGTACACCATATCCCCAAGAgatcactgctctgtatataccaTATCCCCAAGAgatcactgctctgtatataccaTATCCCTAAGAGATCACTGCTCTGTATACACCATATCCCCAAGAGATCACTGCTCTGTATACAGCATATCCCCAAGAGATCACTGCTCTGTATACAGCATATCCCCAAGAGATCACTGCTCTGTATACAGCATATCCTCAAGAGATCACTGCTCTGTATACACCATATCCCCAAGAGATCACTGCTCTGTATACACCATACCCCC AAGAGATCTCTCTTCTGTGTATAA